The DNA sequence CCGAGGTCGACGAGATCCCCTACGACTCCTACGACCGCCTCTACGCCGACGACGCGCACAAGTTCTGCGGCATCCCCTTCCGCCGCGAACTGGTCGTGCCCGCCGCCCGCGGGTGCCCCGTCAACTGCGACTTCTGCGAGGTCCCGGCCATCTTCGGGCTGCGCGAGCGACGGCTGAGCGTGGACGCGACGATCGACTACATCCGCCGTTCCTACGAGAAGGCGCCCTTCGAGTACGTCGCCTTCTACGCGCCGACGTTCACCCTGGACCGCCGCTGGGTCAAGGAGCTGTGCCAACGCTTCATCGAGGGCCCGGTGTCGCCCCAGTGGAAGTGCGCCACCACCATTCCGCACCTCAGTGAGGAACTGGTCGCCCTGATGGGCGAGGCGGGCTGCGTCCGCATCTCCGTGGGCCTGGAGACCCTCGAACCCGACGGGCAGGGCACCCTGCCGCGCGCCAAGCGGATCGAGGAGGAACGCTTCCGCGAGCTGGCACGCTGGTGCGAGGCCGCGGGCATCGAGCTGAACGCGTTCGTCATCGTCGGGCTGCCCGGCACCACCGCCGCCGGGGCCGCCCGCACCCGCGAGGTGCTGCGCGACACCGGCGCCCGCTTCCGTCCCACGGTCTACACCCCGCTGCACGAGATGACGCCGGCCATGACCCCGCTGGAGATCAGCCGGTTCAACCGCCAGCTCACCTCCGCCCCGCTCGGCGCGGAGTCCACCGAGGTCTACGACTTCGTCTTCGGCGGGGACGACCGGCTGACCTCGGTCTACAAGAACATCCCCAGGCGGCTGTCGGGCGGGGTGTCG is a window from the Streptomyces capillispiralis genome containing:
- a CDS encoding B12-binding domain-containing radical SAM protein — its product is MAKILVVWPPHVPSYFNAGHHTPLYMTAGHLRAEGHEVETCDASAAGLNWKAMGDLLYQGAYDVIAMMNDFDAVDGFERFVLYAQELCPGARLITFGRLSSMNPGFFARYALDAVVQSGDYETGVAHYARALAEGPVTTGLPGVTVREGDRWHPPTGPGDTLPAEQWVLPEVDEIPYDSYDRLYADDAHKFCGIPFRRELVVPAARGCPVNCDFCEVPAIFGLRERRLSVDATIDYIRRSYEKAPFEYVAFYAPTFTLDRRWVKELCQRFIEGPVSPQWKCATTIPHLSEELVALMGEAGCVRISVGLETLEPDGQGTLPRAKRIEEERFRELARWCEAAGIELNAFVIVGLPGTTAAGAARTREVLRDTGARFRPTVYTPLHEMTPAMTPLEISRFNRQLTSAPLGAESTEVYDFVFGGDDRLTSVYKNIPRRLSGGVS